From Alosa sapidissima isolate fAloSap1 chromosome 2, fAloSap1.pri, whole genome shotgun sequence, one genomic window encodes:
- the smarcal1 gene encoding SWI/SNF-related matrix-associated actin-dependent regulator of chromatin subfamily A-like protein 1, whose protein sequence is MSTLTAEQQRKIEENRQRALARRAERLAQGTRQQDTGPSNVNACSRPHAPRPPSGNSVSLSTAGPSATVYSRPVEKCQPSATTASKQTKLIDPLPLHKGPETHHRTESHPTNTVFKSPQSNSASIFTPPQSTNNLGFKPPQSTNTSNFKPPPQNTNTSNFKPPTQSTNSSSFRPPQPAKLGDGSSGVSGAGSKAANFYSSGPRQVPQAPTAAAAAASVSHVSVEKQPPRLPEPAGGPAVKKPAISVRGRCVSHGAERFRVEVGYHAELIAAFKNIPSRNYDPATKMWNFGLEDYGQLMAEAAGIPAVALKPLEGMEGLDVAVASSRARDGAALSALMKLCQGWQKPGAGVRGQCVLTSRSRFEVDMPYHADVIGAFKQMPSRNYDMKTRKWSFLLEDYGKLMEVLNGISSVEVEPLPRAVVQILSSQFEKSASRGPGAREAAEADLSEVDATITKSLMPFQRVGVNYAVSREGRLLLADDMGLGKTVQAICIAAYYRSEWPLLVVSPSSVRFTWAEAFRRWLPSMGADRVNVCVTGRDSLRGGLVNIVSYDLLSKVDKQKPAEPFNVLIMDESHFLKNMKTARCRAALPLLKAAKRVILLSGTPAMSRPSELYTQILAVRPSLFPRFHDFGVRYCGAKQHAWGWDYSGSSNLTELRVLLEESLMLRRLKSDVLSQLPAKQRKVVVVTTDGINTRTKAALSAAAKDLARGAHNKMKEKEALLVYFNHTAEAKIRAIMEYIMDMLECREKFLVFAHHKLVLDSITRELGEKGVKYIRIDGSTPSAERQQLCERFQFSEKSCVAVLSITAANMGLTLHAADLVVFAELFWNPGVLVQAEDRVHRIGQTSNVDIHYLVAKGTADDHLWPMIQEKMNILEQVGLSEANISDRAECASFHSKDPKQSTITEMFQRSFTEDEVDEADEAALLEAASDWDDADADKGSSAALKADDFSESPSKKRRLEHYFSR, encoded by the exons ATGTCTACGTTAACGGCTGAGCAACAGCGAAAAATAGAAGAAAACAGACAGCGAGCACTGGcaaggagagcagagagactAGCTCAGGGTACTCGTCAGCAGGATACTGGACCAAGCAACGTGAACGCTTGCAGTAGACCACACGCCCCTCGTCCTCCCTCAGGCAACAGTGTATCATTATCTACAGCAGGGCCGTCAGCCACAGTGTATAGCAGGCCAGTAGAGAAATGTCAACCCAGTGCGACTACTGCGAGCAAACAG acTAAATTGATAGACCCCCTTCCCCTTCATAAAGGACCAGAAACTCACCACAGGACAGAGTCTCATCCCACAAACACTGTCTTTAAATCTCCACAGTCAAACAGTGCTTCCATTTTTACACCCCCACAATCAACAAACAATTTGGGCTTTAAACCGCCTCAGTCTACAAACACTTCAAATTTCAAACCACCACCACAGAATACGAACACTTCAAACTTCAAACCACCAACACAGTCTACAAACTCTTCCAGCTTCAGACCTCCACAGCCTGCCAAGTTGGGTGACGGCTCCTCAGGAGTGTCTGGAGCAGGCTCGAAGGCCGCAAACTTTTACAGTTCTGGGCCTCGCCAGGTGCCGCAAGcccctactgctgctgctgctgcagcctcTGTGTCTCATGTATCTGTAGAGAAACAGCCACCCAGACTCCCAGAGCCTGCTGGAGGACCAGCTGTGAAGAAGCCAGCTATTTCAGTGAGAGGGAGATGTGTGTCTCACGGTGCAGAGCGCTTCAGAGTGGAGGTCGGCTACCATGCAGAGCTCATTGCTGCATTCAAGAACATCCCCTCTAGAAACTACG ATCCCGCAACAAAGATGTGGAACTTTGGTCTGGAGGACTACGGCCAACTGA TGGCGGAAGCTGCCGGCATCCCCGCGGTGGCCCTGAAACCGCTGGAGGGGATGGAGGGGCTGGACGTTGCCGTGGCGAGCAGCCGGGCGCGGGACGGGGCAGCGCTCTCGGCGCTGATGAAGCTCTGTCAGGGCTGGCAGAAGCCTGGCGCTGGCGTCCGCGGGCAGTGCGTCCTCACAAGCCGCTCCCGCTTCGAGGTGGACATGCCCTACCATGCCGACGTCATCGGGGCCTTCAAACAGATGCCCTCCAGAAACTACG ACATGAAGACCAGGAAATGGAGTTTCCTGCTGGAGGATTATGGGAAACTGA TGGAGGTGCTGAATGGCATTTCGTCAGTGGAGGTGGAGCCCTTGCCCAGGGCGGTGGTGCAGATCCTCTCCTCCCAGTTTGAGAAGAGCGCGTCCCGGGGACCAGGGGCCAGAGAGGCCGCGGAGGCCGACCTGTCAGAGGTGGACGCCACCATCACCAAGAGCCTCATGCCCTTCCAGAGAGTGGGCGTCAA CTATGCGGTGTCCAGGGAGGGCCGGCTGCTGCTGGCGGATGACATGGGCCTGGGGAAGACGGTGCAGGCCATCTGCATCGCCGCCTACTACAGGAGCGAGTGGCCACTGCTGGTCGTGTCGCCGTCCTCCGTGCGCTTCACCTGGGCCGAG GCCTTCCGGCGCTGGCTGCCGTCGATGGGGGCTGAccgtgtgaacgtgtgtgtgacgGGGAGGGACAGCCTGCGCGGGGGCCTGGTCAACATCGTCAGCTACGACCTCCTGAGCAAAGTGGACAAGCAGAAGCCCGCAGAGCCCTTCAACGTGCTCATCATG GATGAGTCCCACTTCCTGAAGAACATGAAGACTGCTCGTTGTCGAGCAGCCCTGCCTCTATTAAAG GCGGCCAAGCGAGTGATTCTGCTGTCGGGGACCCCAGCCATGTCCCGCCCCTCGGAACTCTATACCCAGATCCTGGCAGTGCGGCCCTCGCTTTTCCCGCGCTTTCATGACTTCGGCGTGCGCTACTGTGGAGCCAAACAG CATGCGTGGGGCTGGGACTACTCCGGCTCGTCCAACCTGACGGAGCTGCGTGTGCTGCTGGAGGAGAGCCTGATGCTGCGGCGCCTCAAGAGCGACGTCCTCTCCCAGCTGCCCGCCAAGCAGCGCAAGGTGGTCGTGGTCACCACCGACGGCATCAACACCCGCACCAAGGCCGCGCTGTCCGCCGCCGCCAAGGACCTCGCCAGAGGAGCCCATAAC aagatgaaagagaaagaagctCTTCTGGTTTATTTTAACCACACGGCGGAGGCCAAAATCCGGGCCATTAT GGAGTACATCATGGACATGTTGGAGTGCCGGGAGAAGTTCCTGGTGTTCGCCCATCACAAGCTGGTGCTGGACAGCATCACCAGAGAACTGGGAGAGAAG GGTGTGAAATACATCCGTATCGACGGTTCTACGCCGTCTGCAGAGCGGCAGCAGCTGTGTGAGCGGTTCCAGTTCTCAGAGAAGAGCTGCGTGGCTGTGCTGTCCATCACCGCCGCCAACATGGGCCTCACACTCCACGCTGCTGACCTGGTGGTGTTCGCCGAGCTCTTCTGGAACccgggg gtGCTGGTTCAGGCGGAGGACCGAGTGCACCGCATCGGGCAGACCAGTAATGTGGACATCCATTACCTGGTGGCCAAAGGCACCGCGGATGACCATCTCTG GCCGATGATTCAGGAGAAAATGAACATACTGGAGCAGGTGGGACTGTCCGAGGCCAATATCTCCGACAGGGCTGAGTGTGCCAGCTTCCACAGCAAg GACCCCAAGCAGAGCACCATCACAGAGATGTTCCAGCGCTCGTTTACAGAAGACGAGGTGGACGAGGCGGACGAGGCGGCTCTGCTGGAGGCCGCGAGCGACTGGGACGACGCAGACGCAGACAAGGGCAGCAGCGCAGCTCTGAAAGCAGACGACTTCTCCGAGAGCCCCAGCAAGAAGAGACGCTTAGAGCACTACTTCAGTCGGTGA